The Flavobacterium marginilacus genome window below encodes:
- a CDS encoding L-threonine 3-dehydrogenase — MNPKILIIGACGQIGTELTHQLRAIYGTDNVIASDIRKLNNDVVNSGPFEVINALDFNQIEHLVEIHQITDVYLMAALLSATAEKNPAFAWDLNMNSLFHVLNLAKAKKIKKIFWPSSIAVFGPTTPKENTPQYTIMEPSTVYGISKQAGERWCEYYHTLFGVDVRSIRYPGLISWTTLPGGGTTDYAVDIYHKALSEKKYECFLSSETKMPMMYMDDAIAATINIMKAPAEQIKIRSSYNLAAISFTPAEITAEIKKHIPELEVTYGPDFRQKIADSWPASIDDSQAREDWGWNHKFDLETMTAEMLKNLAPQYSIDL, encoded by the coding sequence ATGAATCCAAAAATATTAATTATAGGTGCCTGCGGACAGATTGGCACCGAATTAACGCATCAGCTCCGGGCAATTTACGGAACCGATAATGTGATTGCTTCCGATATTCGAAAACTGAATAATGATGTGGTCAATTCTGGTCCTTTTGAAGTAATTAATGCTTTGGATTTTAACCAAATCGAACATTTAGTCGAAATTCACCAGATTACCGATGTCTATCTGATGGCTGCCCTGCTATCGGCAACAGCTGAAAAAAATCCTGCTTTTGCTTGGGATCTAAACATGAATTCGCTGTTTCATGTCTTAAATTTGGCGAAAGCCAAAAAAATAAAAAAGATATTCTGGCCTTCGAGCATTGCAGTTTTTGGACCCACAACTCCAAAAGAAAATACGCCACAATACACCATTATGGAACCTTCTACGGTATACGGCATCAGCAAACAGGCTGGCGAAAGATGGTGCGAATATTATCATACTCTTTTTGGTGTCGATGTCCGAAGCATACGCTATCCAGGGCTAATCAGCTGGACTACGCTGCCCGGCGGAGGAACCACCGATTATGCTGTGGATATTTACCACAAAGCTCTTTCTGAAAAAAAATACGAATGCTTTCTGAGTTCCGAAACCAAAATGCCGATGATGTATATGGACGATGCCATTGCCGCAACGATTAACATCATGAAAGCACCGGCTGAGCAAATCAAAATCCGCTCTTCTTACAATCTTGCAGCTATCAGTTTTACCCCAGCCGAAATTACTGCAGAGATCAAAAAACACATCCCTGAACTCGAAGTCACTTATGGACCCGATTTTCGTCAAAAAATTGCCGACAGCTGGCCTGCAAGCATTGACGACTCCCAAGCCAGAGAAGACTGGGGCTGGAATCACAAATTTGATCTCGAAACTATGACTGCCGAAATGCTGAAAAACCTTGCTCCGCAATACAGTATTGATTTGTAA
- a CDS encoding MGH1-like glycoside hydrolase domain-containing protein, whose translation MPEKDPENNAERTRLHLRTDNKGWKKWGPYLSERQWGTVREDYSQSGYAWGSTTHDMARSKAYRWGEEGIGGISDNKQHICIAFAFWNHKDRILKERLFGLTPAESNHGEDVKEIYYYLDATPTHSYQKMLYKYPHAAFPYEKLIEESKKRSRQEPEYELLDTGVFDKDEYFDITIEYAKAEEQDILIKVTVENRSKLAAPISVLPTIWFRNTWSWGYDNYKHKPTLTGVGKSHIEVQHRLVGSFNLYAENAKELLFCDNKTNFEKLYKSPAQSPYAKDGINDYIISQEKSGINPEAVGTKAAVHFDDFIPPLGKKEYRIRFTNTAPNDPFEDFDAVFRKRIEEADEFYAPLQKGVKDETLKSIQRQAYAGMLWTKQWYYYNVFEWLKGDPSTPRPDANRKEGRNSSWKHMYTSNILSMPDKWEYPWFAAWDLAFHTLPLARLDPDFAKRQLSVILREYYMHPNGQIPAYEWSFSDVNPPVHAWATWKVYEIDKEANGGTGDTVFLERIFHKLLLNFTWWVNLKDKNGNNIFGGGFLGMDNIGVFDRSADLPTGGHLEQADGTGWMAMYCLNMLRIACEIALKNPVYQDMASKFFEHFLQISGAMQALGDNKVNLWDEEDQFYYDMLHKENGDAQLLKIRSMVGLIPLFAVEVLTPELLEKLPIFKRRVEWILKNRPDLASLVSSWYNPGKGETRLLSTLRGHRMKMILKRMFDEKEFLSDYGVRSLSKYHKEHPYKFKYDGGIIQVDYTPAEATGDMFGGNSNWRGPIWFPMNYLILDSLEKFHSYYGKDFKVEFPAGSGELVNLQEASKGVAERLLKLFVSNANTKIPMYGEYIKFQEDPLFNKNHLFFEYFDGDTGKGLGANHQTGWTGLIAEIIRHLNEEENSF comes from the coding sequence ATGCCAGAAAAAGATCCGGAAAACAACGCCGAAAGAACGCGTTTGCACCTAAGAACCGACAACAAAGGCTGGAAAAAATGGGGTCCCTATTTATCCGAAAGACAATGGGGAACTGTTAGAGAAGATTATTCGCAAAGCGGTTATGCCTGGGGAAGCACCACACACGACATGGCCCGCTCCAAAGCCTACCGCTGGGGAGAAGAAGGCATTGGAGGAATTTCAGACAATAAACAGCATATCTGTATTGCTTTTGCCTTTTGGAATCACAAAGACCGCATCCTAAAAGAACGTCTATTTGGATTAACGCCTGCCGAATCTAATCATGGTGAAGACGTAAAAGAAATTTATTATTACCTTGATGCAACTCCTACGCATTCCTATCAAAAAATGCTGTATAAATATCCGCATGCAGCTTTCCCTTATGAAAAGTTAATTGAAGAAAGTAAAAAACGCAGCCGTCAGGAACCCGAATATGAACTGCTTGACACTGGCGTTTTTGACAAAGACGAATATTTTGACATCACAATAGAATATGCCAAAGCCGAAGAACAGGATATTTTAATTAAAGTAACGGTGGAAAACCGTTCTAAGCTGGCAGCTCCTATTTCGGTATTACCTACCATTTGGTTTAGAAATACCTGGAGCTGGGGATATGACAATTACAAGCACAAACCTACATTGACCGGAGTAGGAAAATCACATATTGAAGTACAGCACCGCCTTGTGGGAAGTTTCAATCTGTATGCCGAAAATGCAAAAGAACTTCTGTTTTGCGACAATAAAACCAATTTTGAAAAACTATACAAATCCCCTGCTCAGTCACCCTATGCCAAAGACGGTATTAACGATTATATTATCAGCCAAGAAAAATCCGGTATAAATCCCGAAGCTGTTGGAACTAAAGCGGCAGTACATTTTGATGATTTTATTCCGCCGCTTGGCAAAAAAGAATACCGCATTCGTTTTACAAATACAGCTCCAAATGATCCTTTTGAAGATTTTGATGCCGTTTTCAGAAAAAGAATCGAAGAAGCAGATGAATTTTATGCACCGCTGCAAAAAGGAGTAAAAGACGAAACATTAAAATCCATTCAGCGGCAAGCTTATGCAGGTATGCTCTGGACGAAACAATGGTATTACTATAATGTTTTTGAATGGTTAAAAGGCGATCCTTCTACTCCAAGACCTGATGCCAACCGAAAAGAAGGCCGCAACAGTTCATGGAAACACATGTATACGTCCAACATTCTCTCGATGCCGGACAAATGGGAATATCCATGGTTTGCAGCCTGGGATCTGGCTTTTCATACCTTACCTTTGGCCAGACTGGATCCGGATTTTGCTAAAAGACAGTTATCGGTTATTCTTCGGGAATATTACATGCATCCTAATGGGCAGATTCCTGCTTATGAATGGTCCTTCTCAGATGTTAATCCTCCGGTACACGCGTGGGCAACCTGGAAAGTTTATGAAATTGACAAAGAAGCCAATGGAGGCACAGGAGATACTGTTTTCCTGGAACGCATTTTTCATAAACTGCTGCTCAATTTTACTTGGTGGGTCAATTTAAAAGATAAAAACGGAAACAACATTTTTGGAGGCGGATTCCTCGGAATGGATAATATTGGAGTGTTTGACCGCTCTGCCGATTTGCCTACAGGAGGACATCTGGAACAAGCCGATGGTACTGGATGGATGGCAATGTACTGCCTGAACATGCTGCGGATAGCCTGTGAAATAGCCCTAAAAAATCCTGTTTATCAAGACATGGCATCCAAATTTTTTGAACATTTCCTTCAAATTTCGGGGGCGATGCAGGCTTTGGGTGACAATAAAGTAAACCTTTGGGACGAAGAGGATCAGTTTTATTATGACATGCTTCACAAAGAAAACGGTGATGCCCAGCTGCTCAAAATCCGTTCGATGGTTGGATTGATTCCGCTGTTTGCTGTCGAGGTTTTAACACCTGAATTGCTTGAAAAACTCCCTATATTTAAACGCCGTGTTGAATGGATTTTAAAAAACCGCCCCGACTTGGCCAGTCTGGTTTCCAGCTGGTACAATCCCGGAAAAGGCGAAACCCGTCTGCTTTCTACGCTCCGAGGACATCGTATGAAAATGATCCTCAAGCGCATGTTTGACGAAAAAGAATTTTTATCGGATTATGGTGTTCGTTCCTTGTCCAAATACCATAAAGAGCATCCATACAAATTCAAGTATGACGGCGGTATTATTCAGGTAGATTACACTCCGGCTGAAGCCACTGGAGATATGTTTGGCGGTAATTCTAATTGGAGAGGCCCGATTTGGTTCCCGATGAACTATCTGATTTTGGACTCATTGGAAAAATTCCACAGCTATTACGGAAAAGATTTCAAAGTTGAATTCCCTGCCGGATCTGGTGAATTAGTAAATTTACAGGAAGCCTCCAAAGGTGTAGCCGAACGTTTACTAAAACTGTTTGTATCCAATGCCAATACAAAAATTCCAATGTACGGCGAATACATAAAGTTTCAGGAAGATCCGCTTTTCAATAAAAATCATTTGTTTTTTGAATACTTTGACGGAGACACCGGCAAAGGCCTAGGAGCTAATCATCAGACGGGATGGACTGGACTTATTGCCGAAATTATCCGGCATCTGAATGAGGAAGAAAATAGCTTTTAA
- a CDS encoding DUF4041 domain-containing protein, which produces MTFILFIAVIILIFALISNKKKLKKTINDLQNIINSLNSKIKNLEQERENLNQKIEFLEDNNNSLKKYQGIVDTEQKAKDILFKANLEATELLENAKTELENAILESKAVKSKANIDATNFKQNAINLLNNATTEAKSIIEKAEIKATEIAGDAYKAMQNSKELEKTAKAMKNIIEGYGNKYLVPTFSLLDDLAEEFGHTDAGQKLKFSREKTNLMINNGTSAKCDYVEANRKEIAINFILDAFNGKVDSVLSKVKKDNYGTLEQKIKDAYQVVNNNGKAFRNAIITEEYLNSRIDELKWAVITQELKWQEQEEQRRIKEQIREEEKARREFEKAIREAQKEEETLKKLIDKAQKEVSQANNEQKFKFEEKLRELEEKLKIAEDKNQRAISMAQQTKSGNVYVISNIGSFGENVFKIGMTRRLEPLDRIKELGDASVPFEFDVHSMIFSNDAPKLERELHKKFMRLQMNKVNPRKEFFKVTLSDIKDEVEKMEINAKWTMTADALQYRESLAIEEEISKDKQKELEWQKFQLKAEEIIAETEEEIREEIEG; this is translated from the coding sequence ATGACATTTATTCTCTTTATTGCTGTTATAATTTTAATCTTCGCATTAATCTCTAACAAAAAGAAATTAAAAAAAACTATTAATGATTTACAAAATATCATAAATAGTTTAAACTCTAAAATAAAAAATCTTGAACAAGAGAGAGAAAATCTTAATCAGAAAATTGAATTTTTAGAAGACAATAATAATTCTTTAAAAAAGTATCAAGGCATTGTTGATACCGAACAAAAAGCAAAAGACATTCTATTCAAAGCAAATCTAGAAGCTACAGAACTATTAGAAAACGCAAAAACAGAATTAGAAAATGCTATTTTAGAATCAAAAGCAGTGAAATCAAAAGCTAATATTGATGCTACAAATTTTAAACAAAATGCTATTAATCTTTTAAATAACGCAACAACAGAAGCTAAATCAATAATTGAAAAAGCTGAAATAAAAGCAACAGAAATTGCAGGCGATGCTTATAAAGCAATGCAGAACTCAAAAGAACTTGAAAAAACTGCTAAAGCGATGAAAAATATAATTGAAGGCTATGGAAATAAATATTTAGTACCAACTTTTAGTTTACTTGATGATTTAGCAGAAGAATTTGGTCATACAGATGCGGGACAAAAACTTAAATTTTCTAGAGAAAAAACTAATTTGATGATTAACAATGGGACATCCGCAAAATGTGATTATGTTGAAGCAAACAGAAAAGAGATAGCAATAAATTTTATTTTAGATGCATTTAATGGAAAAGTAGATAGTGTTTTATCAAAAGTAAAAAAAGACAATTATGGAACTTTAGAACAAAAAATAAAAGATGCATATCAAGTTGTAAATAATAATGGTAAAGCATTTAGAAATGCAATTATTACAGAAGAATATCTAAATTCCAGAATTGACGAATTGAAGTGGGCAGTAATTACGCAAGAATTGAAATGGCAAGAACAAGAAGAACAAAGAAGAATTAAAGAACAAATTCGTGAAGAGGAGAAAGCTAGAAGAGAATTTGAAAAAGCAATTCGTGAAGCTCAAAAAGAAGAAGAAACTCTAAAGAAATTAATCGATAAAGCACAAAAAGAAGTTTCACAAGCTAATAATGAGCAGAAATTTAAATTTGAAGAAAAATTAAGAGAATTAGAAGAAAAATTAAAAATTGCCGAAGATAAAAATCAAAGAGCAATTTCAATGGCACAACAAACTAAATCAGGGAATGTTTATGTTATTTCAAACATTGGCTCGTTCGGAGAAAATGTGTTTAAAATTGGTATGACTAGACGATTAGAACCTTTAGATAGAATTAAAGAATTAGGAGATGCAAGTGTTCCATTTGAGTTTGATGTTCACTCAATGATTTTTAGCAATGACGCACCAAAATTAGAAAGAGAATTGCACAAAAAATTTATGCGCCTACAAATGAATAAAGTAAATCCACGAAAAGAATTTTTTAAAGTTACACTTTCAGATATTAAAGATGAAGTTGAAAAAATGGAAATAAATGCAAAATGGACAATGACAGCAGATGCATTACAGTATAGAGAAAGTTTAGCAATTGAAGAAGAAATCTCAAAAGACAAGCAAAAAGAACTTGAATGGCAAAAATTCCAATTGAAAGCTGAAGAAATTATAGCCGAAACTGAAGAGGAAATTAGAGAAGAAATAGAGGGGTAA
- a CDS encoding M1 family metallopeptidase yields MRKLFLFILLSVSVSNLSAQKQGYWQQHADYKMDVTMDVKSYQYKGKQELVYTNNSSDTLKKVYYHLYNNAFQPGSEMDIRIQTIKDPDSRMVSKIKVDDKEIKESRIKNLKPNEIGYLKISNFKQDGIAATIKEVSTILEVTLAKPILPNSKTTFTLDFDGQVPVQIRRSGRNNSEGIELSMAQWYPKIAEFDFEGWHADPYIAREFHGVWGNFDVNITIDKEYTLGGSGYLQNPNEIGHGYQDAGVNVVYPKKAKTLTWHFVAPMVHDFTWAADKNYQHDVVKGPNNVDLHFLFKNTPSVVENWRKVEPLLVKVMDYYNKEVGSYPYKQYSFIQGGDGGMEYAMCTLMLGNGTPDGILGTAAHELGHSWFQHILASNESKHPWMDEGFTTYIEDLALNELKDKKEENPFRGNYGAYYKLVESGKEQPQTTHGDRYDENRPYSISSYVKGSIFLSQLIYVIGRDNLDKTVKKYYQDFKFKHPSPNDIKRTAERVSGANLDWYLVDWTETLNTIDYGIKDVKENADKTSVTLERIGRMPMPIDLLVEYTDGSRETFYIPLRMMSFEKPNPTPAITRTILSDWAWAFPAYEFSISRPKSAIKKITIDPSGLMADVKQNNNVYENR; encoded by the coding sequence ATGCGCAAACTCTTTTTATTCATCCTGCTTTCTGTGAGTGTAAGTAATCTGTCCGCTCAGAAACAAGGTTATTGGCAACAGCATGCTGATTACAAAATGGATGTCACTATGGATGTCAAAAGTTATCAGTACAAAGGAAAACAAGAACTGGTTTACACCAATAATTCTTCGGATACCTTAAAGAAAGTGTATTACCATTTGTATAATAATGCTTTCCAGCCGGGAAGTGAAATGGATATCAGAATTCAGACAATCAAAGATCCAGATTCCCGAATGGTCTCCAAAATTAAAGTGGATGATAAGGAAATAAAAGAAAGCCGAATCAAAAACCTGAAACCAAATGAAATTGGGTATTTGAAAATTTCCAATTTTAAACAGGACGGCATTGCAGCAACTATTAAGGAAGTAAGCACTATTCTTGAAGTGACTTTGGCGAAACCAATTTTACCCAATTCAAAAACAACTTTTACTCTTGATTTTGATGGTCAGGTGCCAGTGCAGATCCGCCGTTCGGGACGAAATAATTCCGAAGGCATCGAATTGTCAATGGCGCAGTGGTACCCGAAAATTGCCGAATTCGATTTTGAAGGCTGGCATGCCGATCCTTATATTGCCAGAGAATTTCATGGTGTATGGGGAAATTTTGATGTAAATATTACCATTGATAAGGAGTATACATTAGGCGGTTCCGGTTATCTGCAAAACCCGAACGAAATAGGTCATGGTTATCAGGATGCAGGAGTGAATGTGGTTTATCCTAAAAAAGCAAAAACGCTGACCTGGCATTTTGTGGCTCCAATGGTACATGATTTTACTTGGGCAGCCGATAAGAATTACCAGCACGATGTTGTAAAAGGGCCAAATAATGTCGATTTGCATTTCCTTTTCAAAAACACGCCCTCAGTAGTCGAGAACTGGCGAAAAGTAGAGCCATTATTGGTAAAAGTGATGGATTATTATAACAAAGAGGTAGGCAGTTATCCTTACAAGCAGTACTCCTTTATTCAGGGAGGTGATGGCGGTATGGAGTATGCTATGTGTACCCTTATGCTGGGCAACGGAACTCCCGACGGAATTCTAGGTACGGCTGCTCACGAACTCGGACACTCCTGGTTTCAGCATATTTTAGCTTCCAATGAGTCCAAGCACCCTTGGATGGACGAGGGATTTACTACGTATATAGAAGATTTGGCGCTGAATGAGCTAAAAGATAAAAAAGAAGAAAACCCATTCAGAGGGAATTATGGGGCTTATTATAAACTGGTTGAATCCGGCAAGGAGCAGCCACAGACTACTCATGGAGACCGTTATGACGAAAACCGTCCATATAGTATTTCTTCTTATGTAAAAGGAAGCATTTTCCTGTCACAGCTCATTTATGTAATCGGACGGGACAATCTGGACAAAACGGTAAAAAAATATTACCAGGATTTCAAATTCAAGCATCCGTCGCCAAATGATATAAAGAGAACAGCCGAGCGCGTTTCGGGAGCAAACCTTGACTGGTATCTGGTGGATTGGACGGAAACTTTAAACACTATTGATTACGGAATCAAAGACGTTAAGGAAAATGCAGATAAAACGTCAGTAACCCTTGAGAGAATCGGCCGTATGCCAATGCCTATAGATCTTCTGGTAGAATATACAGATGGCAGCAGAGAAACGTTCTACATACCATTGCGCATGATGAGTTTCGAAAAACCAAATCCCACACCCGCTATCACCAGAACTATTCTCAGCGACTGGGCTTGGGCATTTCCAGCATATGAGTTTAGCATTTCAAGACCCAAAAGTGCGATCAAGAAAATCACCATTGACCCAAGCGGTTTAATGGCCGATGTTAAACAAAACAACAACGTTTACGAAAACAGATAA
- a CDS encoding S8 family peptidase, which yields MKRINLTSLTLLAALSVCLSANAQTASPYVGKKGKLTESELQRWSHLDLAKDSVPGMSVDKAYAELLKGKKGVKVIVGIVDSGVDIDHEDLKSVVWTNKKEIAGNGKDDDKNGFIDDIHGWNFLGDAVHETLEMTRIVKKGDDGSATYKSALAAYDEKCGKALKDKKQVDFLVGADNAVQKHLGKENYTIEDLNGIVTTDPDLTKSKAVMTRILTNAGPAFRDEIKEYSDYVDGQLKYNLNKDFDGRKAVGDNVEDIKNTKYGNNIVYGPDKEEALHGTHVAGIIAQVRGNGIGGDGVADNVEIMAVRAVPDGDEYDKDIALAIRYAVDNGAKVINGSFGKSYSPHKQWVFDAIKYAEKKDVLFVHAAGNDGNNIDLPENANFPNDSADNTKEFASNVLTVGALNNQYGDSVIAPFSNYGTFNVDVFAPGDEIYATIPNNKYKYLQGTSMASPNAAGVAALIRSYYPKLSAKQVKQILMDSGTPLPADVVVGEKQDVNVKSDRTSKSAKMVNAYNALLMAEKMSKK from the coding sequence ATGAAAAGAATAAACTTAACTTCATTAACATTATTGGCAGCTTTGTCTGTATGCCTTTCTGCAAATGCACAAACAGCTTCACCTTATGTTGGTAAAAAAGGAAAACTAACCGAATCCGAACTGCAGCGATGGTCACATCTGGATTTAGCCAAAGACAGTGTCCCTGGAATGAGTGTTGACAAAGCTTATGCCGAATTATTAAAAGGCAAAAAAGGGGTTAAAGTAATTGTTGGAATTGTAGATTCTGGAGTAGATATTGATCATGAAGATTTGAAATCAGTTGTTTGGACTAATAAAAAAGAAATCGCCGGAAACGGAAAAGATGATGATAAAAACGGTTTTATTGATGATATTCATGGCTGGAACTTTTTGGGAGATGCAGTGCATGAGACTCTTGAAATGACCCGAATCGTAAAAAAAGGTGATGACGGATCAGCAACATACAAAAGCGCTTTGGCAGCTTATGATGAAAAATGTGGCAAAGCTTTGAAAGACAAAAAGCAGGTTGATTTTCTCGTGGGTGCTGATAATGCGGTTCAAAAACATTTAGGTAAAGAAAATTATACTATAGAAGATTTAAACGGAATTGTTACTACAGATCCTGATCTGACTAAATCTAAAGCGGTTATGACTCGTATTTTAACTAATGCGGGACCTGCTTTCAGGGATGAAATTAAAGAGTACAGCGATTATGTTGACGGACAGCTGAAATATAATCTTAACAAAGACTTTGATGGCCGAAAAGCAGTAGGAGACAATGTTGAGGATATTAAAAATACCAAATACGGGAATAATATTGTTTATGGACCAGACAAAGAAGAGGCACTTCACGGAACTCACGTTGCCGGAATTATTGCACAGGTAAGAGGCAATGGCATTGGCGGTGACGGAGTTGCTGATAACGTTGAAATTATGGCCGTAAGAGCAGTTCCAGATGGAGATGAGTATGACAAAGATATTGCTTTGGCTATTCGTTATGCTGTCGATAACGGAGCCAAAGTAATTAACGGAAGTTTCGGAAAAAGTTATTCCCCTCACAAGCAATGGGTTTTTGATGCTATAAAATATGCCGAAAAGAAAGACGTACTTTTTGTTCATGCTGCCGGAAATGACGGAAATAATATCGATCTGCCGGAAAATGCAAATTTCCCTAATGATTCTGCAGACAATACAAAAGAGTTTGCATCCAATGTGCTTACTGTAGGTGCTTTGAACAATCAATATGGAGATAGTGTAATTGCACCGTTTTCAAATTACGGAACTTTTAATGTAGATGTTTTTGCGCCAGGTGACGAAATCTACGCTACGATTCCAAACAATAAATACAAATATTTGCAGGGGACTTCAATGGCTTCGCCAAATGCTGCCGGAGTTGCTGCCTTAATTCGTTCATATTATCCAAAATTATCTGCCAAACAAGTAAAACAAATCTTGATGGATTCCGGTACACCGCTGCCGGCTGATGTTGTTGTGGGTGAAAAGCAAGATGTAAATGTTAAGTCTGATCGAACATCAAAATCGGCCAAAATGGTCAATGCCTATAACGCACTTTTGATGGCAGAAAAAATGTCAAAAAAATAA
- a CDS encoding MBL fold metallo-hydrolase produces the protein MKLYPIETGNFKLDGGAMFGVVPKTIWNKTNPADENNLIDIAARCLLIEDGNRLILIDTGMGNKQSEKFFGYYSLWGTHSMDKSLAKYGFHRDDITDIFMTHLHFDHCGGSIQWNKDKTGYEPAFKNAKFWTNENHWEWATKPNAREKASFLAENILPMKESGQLNFILKSESDFAVSDELGFGIFYVDGHTEKMMIPHIQYQDKTIVFCADLIPTAGHLPLPYVMGYDTRPLLTMPEKSKFLNAATDNNYYLFLEHDAHNEIITVEHTEKGVRLAGVFTCEEVL, from the coding sequence ATGAAACTTTATCCCATAGAAACCGGTAATTTTAAACTTGATGGAGGCGCAATGTTTGGCGTTGTGCCAAAAACTATCTGGAACAAAACCAATCCTGCCGACGAAAATAATCTGATTGATATTGCAGCACGCTGTCTGCTGATTGAAGACGGAAATCGATTGATTTTGATTGATACGGGAATGGGGAATAAACAGTCAGAGAAATTTTTTGGATATTACTCGCTTTGGGGAACGCATTCTATGGACAAATCATTGGCTAAATATGGTTTTCACCGCGACGATATTACCGATATTTTTATGACGCATCTGCATTTTGACCATTGTGGTGGCAGTATCCAATGGAACAAAGACAAAACGGGTTATGAACCCGCTTTTAAAAATGCTAAATTCTGGACTAATGAAAATCATTGGGAATGGGCAACAAAGCCAAATGCCAGAGAAAAAGCATCGTTTTTAGCTGAAAATATTTTACCGATGAAGGAAAGCGGACAGCTCAATTTTATTCTGAAATCCGAAAGTGATTTTGCAGTTTCAGACGAATTGGGATTTGGAATTTTTTATGTTGATGGGCATACCGAGAAAATGATGATTCCGCATATACAATATCAGGACAAAACCATAGTTTTTTGTGCAGACTTGATTCCTACAGCAGGACATTTGCCTTTACCTTATGTAATGGGATATGATACAAGACCTTTGTTAACAATGCCTGAGAAGTCAAAATTCCTGAATGCCGCCACTGATAATAATTACTATCTGTTTTTGGAACACGATGCGCATAACGAAATTATTACTGTTGAGCATACCGAAAAGGGGGTAAGGCTGGCAGGTGTTTTTACATGTGAGGAAGTTTTGTAG
- a CDS encoding HesB/IscA family protein, with protein MIQVSDTAKKKIIDLMKDDGYDAAIDYVRVGVKSGGCSGLSYDLKFDKNKGEDDKIFEDNEIKIAVEKKSFLYLAGTILEFSGGLNGKGFVFNNPNANRTCGCGESFSL; from the coding sequence ATGATACAAGTTTCTGATACTGCCAAAAAGAAAATCATCGATTTGATGAAAGATGATGGTTATGATGCTGCTATAGACTACGTAAGAGTAGGTGTAAAAAGCGGTGGTTGCTCTGGTTTGTCATATGATTTGAAATTTGACAAAAACAAAGGCGAAGATGATAAAATATTTGAAGACAACGAAATAAAAATTGCAGTCGAAAAAAAATCGTTCCTTTATTTAGCAGGAACAATTTTAGAATTTTCTGGAGGATTAAATGGCAAAGGATTTGTCTTTAATAATCCAAATGCTAATAGGACCTGCGGTTGTGGGGAATCTTTCTCACTTTAG